Proteins from a single region of Diaphorobacter limosus:
- a CDS encoding polymer-forming cytoskeletal protein produces the protein MAVQNPFFGKRDNDAFQARQPSPVLGGSNVTGQTSTSTTNPSTASSMNTSKPAASSTTESGGSKLTVGPNIKLKGVEITDCDTLVVEGTVEATMDSRVIQITEQGAFRGTAEIDIAEIHGEFDGSLTVREKLVIFSTGKVTGKIRYGKVVIEEGGQLSGEISVGVGGARAPAASTSAVTSSTSSAASSSTLAAA, from the coding sequence ATGGCCGTGCAAAACCCCTTCTTTGGCAAACGTGACAACGATGCGTTCCAGGCCCGTCAACCCTCGCCCGTGCTCGGCGGCAGCAACGTGACCGGTCAGACCAGCACCAGCACCACCAACCCCAGCACCGCCAGCAGCATGAACACCAGCAAGCCCGCAGCGTCCAGCACCACCGAGAGCGGCGGCAGCAAGCTCACCGTGGGCCCCAACATCAAGCTCAAGGGCGTGGAGATCACCGATTGCGACACCCTGGTGGTGGAGGGCACGGTGGAGGCGACCATGGACTCGCGCGTGATCCAGATCACCGAGCAGGGCGCGTTTCGCGGCACGGCCGAGATCGACATTGCCGAGATCCATGGCGAGTTCGACGGCTCGCTCACCGTGCGCGAGAAGCTGGTGATCTTCAGCACCGGCAAGGTGACGGGCAAGATCCGCTACGGCAAGGTGGTGATCGAGGAGGGCGGCCAGTTGTCGGGCGAGATTTCGGTCGGCGTGGGCGGCGCCCGCGCGCCAGCGGCATCCACCTCTGCTGTGACCAGCAGCACCAGCAGCGCGGCATCCTCGTCCACCCTGGCGGCGGCCTGA
- a CDS encoding acyl-CoA thioesterase, whose product MSQDRLSAATQLPTDKELVLKVIPMPADTNGNGDIFGGWVMAQVDLAGSVLPARLIQGRMATVAVNEFIFKQPVRVGDLLSFFSSVTRLGNTSITVQVEVYAEHIRAQGQHVKVTEARLTYVAIDDQGRPRPIAPAQLPA is encoded by the coding sequence ATGTCCCAGGATCGCCTCAGCGCCGCCACGCAACTGCCCACCGACAAGGAGCTGGTGCTCAAGGTCATACCCATGCCGGCGGACACCAACGGCAACGGCGACATCTTCGGCGGTTGGGTGATGGCGCAGGTCGATCTGGCCGGCTCGGTGCTGCCGGCGCGCCTGATCCAGGGGCGCATGGCCACCGTGGCGGTGAACGAGTTCATCTTCAAACAGCCGGTGCGCGTGGGCGACCTGCTGTCGTTCTTCTCCAGCGTGACCCGCCTGGGGAACACCTCGATCACGGTGCAGGTGGAGGTGTACGCCGAGCATATTCGCGCCCAGGGCCAGCATGTGAAGGTGACCGAGGCGCGCCTGACCTATGTGGCCATTGACGACCAGGGCCGGCCGCGCCCGATAGCGCCCGCGCAGCTGCCCGCATGA